A genomic region of Pelodiscus sinensis isolate JC-2024 chromosome 1, ASM4963464v1, whole genome shotgun sequence contains the following coding sequences:
- the TXN2 gene encoding thioredoxin, mitochondrial, which translates to MAQRLMLRKVLSVTLQKLSVPPVLILSRVSGAPCYPRSLVPLTQVTMPASLRTFSTTPVCRVTFNIQDGADFQDRVMNSQKPVVVDFHAQWCGPCKILGPRLEKMVAKQQGKVLMAKVDIDDHTDLAIEYEVSAVPTVLAVKNGDVVDKFVGIKDEDQLEAFLKKLIGA; encoded by the exons ATGGCTCAGAGGCTCATGCTGAGGAAAGTTCTATCCGTCACCCTCCAAAAGCTCTCTGTGCCGCCTGTGTTGATCCTTTCCAGGGTGTCAGGAGCACCATGCTACCCTAGATCACTTGTCCCTCTTACCCAGGTCACTATGCCTGCTTCCCTTAGAACGTTTTCTACTACACCTGTCTGCAGGGTCACATTTAACATCCAGGATGGGGCTGACTTCCAGGACAGAGTTATGAACAGCCAGAAGCCGGTGGTGGTAGACTTTCATGCTCA GTGGTGCGGCCCCTGCAAGATCCTGGGCCCCAGGTTAGAGAAGATGGTGGCCAAGCAGCAGGGGAAGGTGCTGATGGCGAAAGTGGACATTGATGATCACACAGATCTGGCTATTGAATATGAG GTCTCAGCTGTGCCTACTGTTCTGGCTGTGAAAAATGGAGACGTTGTGGATAAGTTTGTGGGAATAAAGGATGAGGATCAGCTGGAGGCCTTCCTTAAGAAACTCATTGGAGCCTGA